In Anolis sagrei isolate rAnoSag1 chromosome 5, rAnoSag1.mat, whole genome shotgun sequence, the DNA window tagtagtagtagtagtagtaataataataaagcagtcaaagaagaaaaGCACGCCCTGgcatgtcaaggaaagccaagaacctgctttaattgaagtcatagaatcatagaattggaagagacctcatgggccatccagtccaaccccctgccaagaagcaggaatattgcattcaaagcacccctgacagatggccatccagcctctgtttaaaagcttccaaagaaggagcctccaccacactctggggcagagagttccactgctgaacggctctcacagtcaggaagttctgacagatagccatccagcctctgtttaaaagcttccaaagaaggagcctccacaacactccagggcagagagttccactgctgaacggctctcacagtcacgaagttctgacagatggccatctagtctctgtttaaaagcttccaaagaaggaacctccaccacactccaaggcagagagttccactgctgaacggctttaacagtcaggaagttctgacagatagccatccagtcaggaagttctgacagatagccatccagtctctgtttaaaagcttccaaagaaggaacctccaccacactccagggcagagagttccactgctgaacagctctcacagtcaggaagttcttcctcatgttcagatggaatctcctctcttgtagtttgaagccattgttccgcggactagtctccagggaagcagaaaacaagcttgctccctcctccctgtgacttcctctcacatatttatacatggctatcatatctcctctcagccttctcttcttcaggttaaacatgcccagctccttaagccgctcctcatagggcttgttctccagacccttgatcattttagtcgccctcctctggacacattccgagtcaataatcggaaacttctcaaaacacagcagacaaagagtcagtacaagaaaactgcactccaaaccagagctgaaagcattgcatgggcagctccttgacaaaattgaaggaaaagttgacagggagaatacctggttatggctcacaaatggaaccctgaaaaagagacagaaggcctgattcttgcagcccaggagcaagccttgaccttgaaggattgaccttgaaggagctaggggtggtgtcagccgacagggagctctggcgagggttggtccatgaggtcacgaagagtcagcaacgactgaacaaatgaacaacaacaacaaggagcaAGCcgtcagaaccaatgcaattaaggccagaatCGAAAAATCAGCGGacgacccaaaatgcagactgtgcaaggaactGATGAaatcattgatcatatcctcagctgctgcaagaatatCATACAGAAGGACTACAAATAGAGGCAcaactgtgtttgatttattaaaatattcccatccaaacccaagtaacaaaggtggaggtattacttttcattcaaccctcgtaataacTGATGTCACTTTGGGGGCGGTGGGAAGGTACTGCCcattgttgctttttaaaaataatattccaaACTCCGCTGGAGATTTACTATGTGAATTTTCaattaaacattgaaaaacagatAAAGAAACATCTTAATTTGTTTTGAAATGCAGGTTGCTGAACTTAATACATGATTTTTGTGAAATTTTAGCAAAGCTCAAATGGTCCTGTGAAGAAGTCAATGCGTGAGAAGGCTGTGGAGCGGAGGAATATTAACAAAGAACACAACAGTAACTTCAAGGCTGGATATATTCCAATTGATGAGGATCGTCTACACAAAACTGGTTTGCGAGGCAGGAAGGGGAACTTGGCTATTTGTGTGATTGTCCTCCTTTTTATTTTGGCAGTCATCAATTTGATTGTAAGTATAATAGACTACAAGTGTGATTTTGGGGGTCATTTTTATTTTCCTAAAATCTGATGAATGATTTCTGTTGAGAAAAtgacaccagttttcccctatcagctctagcttttgagatgcagaacatatgccatcatcTTGTCTTCATCTTCTCGCCCattgaaaatcatgataaccatatggaagaacaacaataacaaaactttatttatataccgctttatctccccgagggactcagtgcggtttccaagtaacatcatcaacatatacagagtaaacaacataaacataaaattaacaaagcaatataaacataaaaaattacaatagcacatatatatttaaaataatcctgcctattcaaggcaatttaaaaaggccgggccgaggtgagtgcaatttctagagggcccgggaaattaggtgcaatgctatagcaggcaacaacaatagtaggtatagtctatggctgttcatttccggggcctaataggaggaagtgacctggatGAGTGGTAGAAAAATATATGaccatattcaacaatatctgggtctgagctagaactagtcattctcaaaggcttgtttaaaccaccatgTTTTCAAgatcttacaaaaggaggggagagatggggcctgtcttatttctctaggaagggcattccagaggcggggagccaccactgagaaggccctctctctcatctccaccaaccatgcttgtgacggtggtgggagcgagaggaaggcctccctggaagatatTAAAGTTCacgctggttcatagaggaagatgtgattgcgaagataggcggggcccaaactGAAACTAGAGTTGAAGTAGTCTACCCAATGCcatcttctgaatcagcaccccaaataaccccaggaacgggcctaaaaaccaagacaccaagactATGATTTGAAATTATTTAATTCTCTTCTCATCGGATAAAGTTGTGCCATgggggaaaaaaatatataaggtcgctgtgagttttccaggctgtatggccatgttccagaagcattctctcctgatgtttcacccacatctacagcatgcattctcagaggttgaagggtctgttggaaactaggcaagtgaggtttataaacagtatctgtggaataatgtccagggtgggagaaagaacccgtgtctgcttgaggcaagtgtgaatgttgcaattggccagcttgattagcactgaatagccttgcagtttcaaagcctgtctgcttcctgcctgggataaTCCTTTGTTGGCAGGTGTTAGCTGGTCTTGATTGCTTCCcgactggaattcccctgtcttctgagtgttgttctttatttactgtcctaattttatagttttttttaatactggtagccagattttgttcattttcattgttttcccACTTTCTATtgatattgtccacatgcttgtggatttcagtggcttctctgtgtagcctgacatggtggttgttggagtggtccagcatttctgtgttctcagatagtatgctgtgtccaggtcgtTTCATCAGGTGTccttctatggctgacttttctgttagagttagtctgcagtgcctttcatattccttgattcgtgtttgggcaatgctgcatttggtggtccctatttaGATTTGTCCAGAACTGCaaggtatatggtagactcttgcagaggtgagacAATGCATCCCTCTcgtcttttgctgaacgtagcatttgttggattttcttagtgggtctgtagatagtttgtaggttgtgtttcttcatcagcttctctatgtggtcagtggttcccttgatatatcgcaggaacacttttcctctgggtggatctttgtctttattctcatggcttgttcttggtcttgcagctcttttgatgtctgtggtggaatatccattggcatatagagcccagtttaggtggttccatTCACCTTGGAGGTGGGCTTCGcatattctttttgcacggtctgcaagggctttaattgtgcttctttttcgacttgggtgatggttggagtttttatgtaggtatctatccatgtgtgtaggttttctgtaaactgtgtggcccaattgttgatagGGTTTGCGGATgtctaggacatctagaaatggcagttttcctttcttttctttttccatggtatacctatcatagatgtgggtgaaacgtcaatagagaatgcttctggaagatgaccatacagcccagaaaactcacagcaacccagtgataccggccatgaaagcctttgacaacacaaaaaatATATTGTTTGCAACTTTATAATTGACTTGTTTGTCCATGAAtacatttcaattagttcagttAGGACTTCAGCCTTAATTTTGGCTACTGAATGTTTTGTAACCAACATGGGGATGCTCTCTGATGCCTGTTTCATGTCAATATGTTGCTACATATAGTACAACCCCTGTTTCCATGGGACCAAGACCCACAGTTTAACCCACGTGTGCTTGACAAAATACTGGATGTCCTTTCCAGGAATTTTCTACCCTCCAGGGCAGCCCTATTGTAACTTTCCGTGAAAgttgttcatttcagtagggttcactaTTCACCGTAGTTTCCTGTTTTCACAGTAAGTGTAGAAACTATGGCTATGGGGAAGGGTCATAATGAATTAATCCACCTTAATTTAAAAATCGCATTATTGAGTCCGTAGAGGCTTGGACTAACACAGTTAGTGAGCTGCATTTAGTTTTTTGTATCAGCAAAATACAAGTACAGCCTCTCTTTCTGACAGATGTTTTGCTTCAATGTGTTAATGAACTTTAACCTTTTTTAGATCACGCTCATCATTTGGGCCGTGATTCGTATTGGACCCAATGGCTGTGACAGCATGGAGTTTCACGATAGTGGCTTACTGCGATTTAAGCAAGATTCTGACATGGGAATTATCCATCCGTTGTATAAAAGCACAGTTGGAGGTCGACGTAATGAAGATTTAGTGATTGTGGGAGAAAACCAGCCAGTAAGTATGTAACCCTGTAGATCTGCTGCTGGGAAATTGCTGGGAGACGTCTATAATTAATTTTTCACAAGGTTCTAAGCTGCTGTCAAAAACTCTGTTCAGCCTCTGCTCTGCTCCTTGTGCCCTATGTTCAATGAAGTTTGACAGGACCTTCTCACTGGTGGCACAGGTGGTATGGAATAGACTTTTGTGAGAGACCCACTCATCTAATCCAgcgcttcttaaaccttttccactcatgactcttttcaacccaatacttttttgcataaccttgttgaccgaaaggtcgcaggttcgaatccggggagcagcatgagcttccgctgttagccccagcttctgccaacctaggagttgaaaaacatgcaaatgtgagtagatcaataggtaccgctccggtgggaaggtaacggcactccatgcagtcatgtctatggacaacgctagctttttggcttaaaaattgaggtgagcaccaccccctagagttggacatgacttgacttaatgccaggggaaaacctttacctttaccttttacccaaATATATGGGCATATAAAATAAATCTAAGCGTGTACTGataataaattagcatttgcaaggcttgctaaacaggctgattttcctttttatgaagtagagctgaagcattttctgcaatgTAACACttcaaattgtttatttatttatttatgtgcagtatttatattccgcccttctcaccccacgggggactcagggtggattaaaatgtacatatacatggcaaatattcaatgccatggacacacaacatatatagacagacacacagaggccatttaacattccagctttttcatgagggtattctggccaccaggggagctgtcgcttcactgtccatttgtgacactgatggggtatttcctcattctttgcatgcttgctggatatttttatggcgacgtaaattagttaaattagcctccctgcataagcagtacctaaatttcttacttgacagatgcaactgcttttcaggctgcaaaggtcgacagcgagCTATACAATGGTTGAAAGCTCACTCcgatccgggctggcttcaaatccatgacctttcagtcagtagtgatctaatgcagctgactcccagccagctgttgctaacagattctTGTCAATGTCAAGGTGCCATTCAGAAACTGCTtactgttttgtttcattttgttttgttttgtgaccCCAGCATTCAGCTCAGGAGCCCCATTTAGGGTTGggacacagtttaagaagcagtgatctcaCCCACATACTATGTAagagagcagcgtttctcaacctgggggtcacgactcCATGACCATTTCATAGGGGTTTCCTAAGTCCattggaaaacatatatttccaatgatcttaggaaccccctttgtcagagaaggctaaagatcattccgcctgtccttctcttccttttagaagcagatggtgaatcctctcaCCGAAAGCCCTACTCcgttgtgattggccagcctctcagtcaATGGGAGGGCTGGCGTGGTGCAATTTTGAGTTTATAACGGTTACAAATTACAAATTATAATTTTCATGTTGACTGCAGTATGGTATTGAAACATGCACACTGTCCAAACATATTAAAAAGTTTTCTGATGCATCTAGCACTCTTTTTCTAATTTATCTTTGAAGGTTGTGTTTCAGCAAGGGGACACAAAACTCAGCATTGAGAAGAATACAACTAAAATTACCAGTGATATTGGTATGGAATTTTTCGATCCACGGAGTCAGGATCTTTTGTTCAGCACCGACTATAACACACACGAGTTTCGCTTGCCGACTGGAGTGAAAACCCTAAATGTCCAAAAGGCATCTACTGAGAGGGTAAGAACTATTTTTGTCTGTTTACATGctttaattgctatggaaatTTCTTATGGAATCTAGTGGTTTGTAGTTTCGGAAGGCACTGGAGCTCTCTGATTGAGAATGCTAAATATCCAAATGCTGAAATTATGTTGTGCTAAAGGAATTCCAAGGGGAGAGGAAATTAGGTAACAAAATAACTGAGAAGATcggagaaaacattttaaactaCAGTTCTGGCAAAGTCActccttttaatttttaataggtTTTCAATCCTAACTGTATTtaccgtattttccggcatataagacaactgggcgtataaggcgaccccaacttttccagttaaactatagagtttgggatatacttgccttataagactatccctcttccaatgcacaccaaataaaaatttaaaaagcatcagatttgatttaaatatggtaattactgtacctccttctctgcctctcagatctcgcacatgcgcacctacACTGCAGGTGCAGTCTTCTGGAgcgagattattattattattattaactttatttgtaccccgctagcatctcccgcaggacttgatgcggcttacacaggccgaagcctcgaaacacaatacaatagaaacataacacaataataaacaaagcaaatcaaaacaattaagcaaaataacaacaatgactacatcaagacactattaaaaactggttcggccggcgcaatggggtacaggggttaaaagtgctgaaatggcaggaggaacgtaggattaaaggtgcggtgtgcagtaacatcggttgtgctaaagtgcttctaggacttgggatgggggattcctaatctgagaaggcacatcggaacagccaggtttttaggttccttctgaaaactgctaaagtaggggcctgtcgaagatcttttggaagggcattccaaagtcggggggccgccacagagaaggccctgtcccgtgtccccaccaagcgtgcttgcgacgtgggtgggatcacgagcagggcctccccagatgaccggagtgagcgtgtgggttcgtagatggagatgcggtcacgcaggtagggtggtcccaaactgttcaaggctttgtaggtgagcacctgcaccttgaattgggctcggaaaataaatggcagccagtggagctccttaaacagaggggtagacctctcttgataatgagcctgagaggcagaggaggaggtacgataataggatacaagggcaggccagacaggtaaaagaggtgtgtttttctgggcccagacccactctatctcttttttccatactccgggcaccccagacacctgcagcttgctctgcctttcacttacaccttcccggtgaagcaccccttcacctcaccatcgggatcatattaagtccacgaatcctgatgaatggattttcttctaccgtacttgtacagcatcgcccttaatgctttcatacagtcactgcatacaaCAGGGAcacagccactgccatttttgagctccccccacca includes these proteins:
- the SGCB gene encoding beta-sarcoglycan, with the protein product MAVAASGAAATGSEQQSSNGPVKKSMREKAVERRNINKEHNSNFKAGYIPIDEDRLHKTGLRGRKGNLAICVIVLLFILAVINLIITLIIWAVIRIGPNGCDSMEFHDSGLLRFKQDSDMGIIHPLYKSTVGGRRNEDLVIVGENQPVVFQQGDTKLSIEKNTTKITSDIGMEFFDPRSQDLLFSTDYNTHEFRLPTGVKTLNVQKASTERITSNATSDLKIHVDGRAIVRGNEGVFIMGKTIEFLTGGDMELKADKTIVLNGSVMVSPSRLPTFSPKDQFSNGDWERYKLCMCADGTLFRVQVKTRNMGCQTSVNPCGNIY